A genomic region of Mustela erminea isolate mMusErm1 chromosome 12, mMusErm1.Pri, whole genome shotgun sequence contains the following coding sequences:
- the EQTN gene encoding equatorin, giving the protein MNFILFIFVSGVFSLQNLNTTNHGGADEMWAPNTIKEYKPGPEIKENTPANEKNGNYYKDIKQYVFTTQNPNGSQSEISVRATTDLQFALKNYKLVNETTVSPIGKGTSEEFPAETSGKYNQRLTKGPNEPAFWTMLAKALNATPTAEEIEERDELFRPIPRSDLNATSEDTLTKLQEIKLKLMLGISLMTLFLFVILLAVCSAMLYKVKTINYKNRCQTEYTVNPELATLSYFHPSEGISDTSFSKSAESSTFWGTTSSELKKPDTVSKSRTTDIVSTASDETGGNEESDLIQSEEPSEETPTDE; this is encoded by the exons AtgaattttatattgtttatttttgtatctggGGTTTTTTCCTTACAGAACCTCAATACAACTAACCATGGTGGTGCTG ATGAGATGTGGGCACCTAACactataaaagaatataaaccaGGACCGGAAATTAAGGAGAATACTCCTGCTAATGAGAAAAATGGcaattattataaagatataaaacaat ATGTGTTCACAACGCAAAATCCAAATGGCAGCCAGTCTGAAATATCTGTGAGAGCAACAACTGATTTGCAATTTGCTCTTAAAAACT ATAAACTCGTCAATGAAACAACTGTGTCACCTATTGGAAAAGGCACCAGTGAAGAATTTCCAGCAGAAACCTCTGGAAAATACAATCAAA gacTAACCAAGGGTCCAAATGAACCTGCATTTTGGACAATGTTAGCTAAAG CTTTAAATGCAACACCAACAGCTGAGGAGATTGAAGAAAGAGATGAATTATTTCGCCCAATTCCAA gGTCTGATTTGAATGCCACAAGTGAAGACACCCTGACCAAGCTACAGGAAATCAAGTTAAAATTAATGCTGGGCATCTCGTTGATGACCCTCTTCCTTTTTGTTATCCTCTTGGCAGTCTGTAGTGCCATGCTGTACAAAGTGAAGACAATTAA ttataaaaatagaTGTCAGACTGAATACACCGTCAACCCAGAGCTGGCAACTCTGTCTTATTTTCATCCATCAGAAGGCATATCAGACACATCTTTCTCTAAGAGTGCTGAGAGCAGCACGTTTTGGGGCACCACTTCTTCAGAACTGAAAAAACCAGACACAGTGTCAAAATCTAGAACAACAGACATTGTTTCCACAGCCTCAGATGAGACAGGCGGGAATGAGGAGTCAGATTTAATTCAGAGTGAGGAGC